One genomic segment of Alphaproteobacteria bacterium HT1-32 includes these proteins:
- a CDS encoding chemotaxis protein CheR — protein MSLSSLDFAFISGMLKQRSGLIVTQDKMYLLESRLMPIVRKRGMKDLPELISQLKSSRDEGLTQEVMEAMTTNESFFFRDTRPFDILRDQIMPGLLEKNASRKQLRIWCAAASSGQEPYSIAMILKEMAAKTAGWRIEIIGTDISREILQKAKAGLYSQFEVQRGLPIQMLVKYFQKSGDLWQIDSSLRGMVQYREQNLLGSLAALGKFDVVFCRNVLIYFDQPTKKEVLDRIAAITNPDGCLFLGGAETVLGVSDKFKPMAGARGVYIPT, from the coding sequence ATGAGCCTAAGCTCACTCGATTTCGCTTTCATCAGCGGGATGCTGAAACAGCGATCCGGTCTGATTGTTACGCAGGACAAGATGTATCTGCTTGAATCAAGGCTGATGCCGATTGTCCGCAAGCGTGGCATGAAAGACCTGCCGGAACTGATCAGCCAGCTGAAATCCAGCCGTGATGAAGGGCTGACCCAGGAAGTCATGGAAGCCATGACGACCAACGAGTCATTCTTCTTCCGCGATACCCGTCCGTTCGACATTCTCCGGGATCAGATCATGCCGGGCTTGCTGGAAAAGAATGCTTCACGGAAGCAGCTTCGTATCTGGTGTGCCGCGGCATCCAGTGGTCAGGAGCCGTACAGCATCGCAATGATTCTGAAGGAAATGGCGGCGAAGACCGCTGGCTGGCGAATTGAAATTATCGGTACGGACATTTCCCGGGAAATTCTTCAGAAGGCCAAGGCGGGGCTGTATTCACAGTTCGAGGTACAGCGCGGGTTGCCGATCCAGATGCTGGTGAAGTATTTCCAGAAAAGTGGGGATCTCTGGCAGATCGACAGTTCTCTGCGGGGCATGGTCCAGTACCGCGAACAGAACCTGCTGGGCAGCCTTGCTGCGCTTGGCAAATTCGACGTTGTCTTCTGCCGGAATGTGCTGATTTATTTTGATCAGCCGACCAAGAAGGAAGTGCTGGACCGGATAGCCGCAATTACCAACCCGGATGGATGTCTGTTCCTGGGCGGTGCGGAGACGGTGCTGGGGGTATCCGATAAATTCAAACCGATGGCCGGGGCCAGAGGCGTCTACATCCCGACCTGA
- the cheB gene encoding chemotaxis-specific protein-glutamate methyltransferase CheB, with protein MVVDDSAVVRGLIVRMLEKAGVEVIASVGDGQQAIRALDRHHPDVVILDIEMPVMDGLTALPQLVAKQPGIKIIMASTLTEKNAAISLKALQLGAAEYIPKPTAAREISGGQDFQRELIDKVTALSGKRGKFSSATSDAVRAAAAPARPQAAVTTRPETTQPVRVIAIGSSTGGPQALFEVLKHLTGLSQPILITQHMPPTFTRILAANIERQTKLPTVEATDNLRIEPGKAYVAAGDYHMIAEKSGTGVCVRLVQSAPENFCRPAVDPMFRSVASVYGSGVLGVILTGMGHDGRDGSKTVIDHNGMIVAQDEKSSVVWGMPGAVATAGLASKVLPLTDIGAYLRRRAGGR; from the coding sequence ATGGTGGTCGATGATTCTGCGGTTGTCCGCGGTCTGATCGTGCGCATGCTTGAAAAGGCGGGTGTCGAGGTCATCGCTTCAGTCGGGGACGGACAGCAGGCAATTCGTGCGCTTGATCGCCATCACCCTGATGTCGTCATTCTTGATATTGAAATGCCGGTTATGGATGGCCTTACGGCGTTGCCGCAGCTTGTTGCAAAGCAGCCGGGCATCAAGATCATCATGGCATCGACGCTGACGGAAAAGAATGCGGCGATCAGCCTGAAGGCACTTCAGCTCGGGGCGGCGGAATATATCCCGAAACCGACAGCTGCCCGGGAGATTTCAGGCGGGCAGGATTTTCAGCGTGAACTGATTGATAAAGTCACGGCGCTTTCCGGGAAGCGGGGTAAGTTTAGCTCTGCGACGTCAGATGCTGTTCGTGCGGCTGCGGCTCCGGCCAGACCCCAGGCGGCGGTTACAACCCGTCCCGAGACGACCCAGCCTGTTCGGGTGATTGCGATTGGCAGCTCTACCGGTGGTCCTCAGGCTTTGTTCGAGGTGCTTAAGCATCTCACCGGCCTGTCTCAGCCAATCCTGATCACACAGCATATGCCACCGACATTCACCCGAATTCTGGCCGCCAATATCGAGCGCCAGACAAAGCTGCCGACGGTGGAAGCGACAGATAATCTCCGGATTGAGCCGGGCAAGGCTTATGTCGCTGCGGGTGATTATCATATGATTGCAGAAAAGAGCGGTACCGGTGTCTGCGTCCGTCTTGTGCAGTCGGCTCCGGAGAACTTCTGTCGGCCGGCGGTGGATCCGATGTTCCGCAGTGTCGCGTCGGTTTACGGTTCTGGCGTTCTTGGTGTTATTCTCACTGGTATGGGCCATGATGGCCGGGACGGTTCAAAAACAGTGATTGACCATAACGGTATGATCGTCGCGCAGGATGAGAAAAGCAGCGTGGTCTGGGGAATGCCCGGTGCCGTTGCGACAGCGGGACTTGCCAGCAAGGTGCTGCCACTTACCGATATCGGTGCCTATCTGCGACGCAGGGCGGGAGGACGCTGA